CCCCGACTTCGCCGCACTGCGCGGTGACCCGTCCGACAACCTCCCCGGCATCCCGGGCGTCGGCGAGAAGACCGCCACGAAGTGGATCAACCAGTTCGGTTCGTTCGCGGAGCTGGTGGAGCGCGCCGACGAGGTCAAGGGCAAGGCGGGCGCCAACCTCCGCGAGCACCTGGACGCGGTGAAGCTCAACCGCCGGCTGACGGAGATGGTGCGCGACGTCGAGCTGCCGTGCGGCCCGGCGGAGCTGACCCGCGAGGCCTATGACCGTGAGGCGCTCACGGTGTTCCTCAACGCACTGGAGATCCGCAACCAGGGCCTGCGGGACCGGCTGCACGCCGTCGACCCGGGCGCCGAGGAGGCCGCAGACGAGGCCGCCCCCGCCGCCGGCGTCGAGGTGGACGGCACGGTCATCGGCACCGGCGAACTCGCTCCGTGGCTGGCCGAACACGGCACGGGACCGCTGGGTGTGGCCACGGTCGACGTCTGGACGCTGGGCAGCGGCAGCGTCGCCGAGGTGGCGCTGGCCGCCCCCGACGGCCCGGCCGCCTGGTTCGACCCGTCCCAGCTCGACGAGGCCGACGAGCAGGCCTTCGCCGCCTGGAGCGCGGACGCCGCCCGCCCCAAGGTGATGCACAACGCCAAGGGCCTGATGCGGGTCTTCGGCGAGCACGGCTGGCGCATCGACGGGGTCACCATGGACACCGCGCTGGCCGCCTATCTGGTCAAGCCGGGCCGCCGCTCCTTCGCGCTGGACGCGCTGTCCGTCGAATACCTGGGGCGTGATCTCGCCCCGGCCGCGGCCGGTGACGGCCAGCTGGCGTTCGGCGCTGACGAGCAGGCCGAGGCCGAGGCCCTGATGGCGCAGGCCCGCACGGTCCTCGATCTGGGGACGGCGTTCGAGGCGAAGCTGGCGGAGGTCGGCGCGGCCGATCTGCTGGGGAATGTGGAACTGCCGACCAGCCGGCTGCTGGCCCGGATGGAGCGGGCCGGTATCGCCGCGGACCGGGGCTGGCTGGAGCGGATGGAGCAGCAGTTCGCGGGCGCCGTCCAGCAGGCCGTCAAGGAGGCGCACGCCGCCGCGGGCCATGAGTTCAACCTGGGCTCGCCCAAGCAGCTGCAGGAGGTCCTCTTCGGCGAGCTGGGCCTGCCCAAGACCAAGAAGACCAAGACGGGTTACACCACCGACGCCGATGCGCTCGCCTGGCTGGCCGCCCAGACCGACAACGAGCTCCCGGTGATCATGCTCCGGCACCGTGAGCAGGCCAAGCTGCGCACCACCGTCGAGGGCCTGATCAAGACCATCGCCGCCGACGGCCGGATCCACACCACCTTCAACCAGACCGTGGCGGCCACCGGCCGGCTGTCCTCCACGGACCCCAATCTGCAGAACATCCCGGTGCGCACCGACGAGGGCCGGGCGATCCGCCGCGGCTTCGTCGTCGGCGAGGGCTTCGAATCGCTGCTGACCGCCGACTACAGCCAGATCGAGCTGCGGGTGATGGCCCATCTCTCCGAGGACGAGGGCCTGATCGAGGCGTTCACCTCCGGTGAGGACCTGCACACCACCGTCGCCTCCCATGTCTTCTCGGTCGACAAGACCAAGGTCGACCCGGAGATGCGCCGCAAGATCAAGGCGATGTCCTACGGCCTGGCGTACGGGCTGTCGGCCTTCGGCCTCTCCCAGCAGCTGGGCATCCAGCCCGATGAGGCCCGCAAGCTGATGGACAACTTCTTCGAGCGGTTCGGCGGGGTGCGCGACTACCTCCAGCGCGTCGTGGAGGAGGCCCGCGCCACCGGCTACACGGAGACCATGCTCGGCCGCCGCCGCTACCTCCCCGACCTCAACAGCGACAACCGCCAGCGCCGCGAAATGGCCGAGCGGATGGCGCTGAACGCCCCGATCCAGGGCACCGCCGCCGATATCGTCAAGATCGCGATGCTGCGGGTCGACGCGGCACTGCGGGCCGCGGAGCTGGAGTCCCGGCTGCTGCTCCAGGTCCATGACGAAATCGTCGTCGAGGTGGCCCCCGGCGAACGCAAGAAGGTCGAGGAACTGGTCCGCCGCGAAATGGCCGCAGCGGTCGAACTGAGCGCGCCGCTGGACGTCTCGGTCGGCTCCGGCAAGGACTGGGAGTCGGCGGCGCACTGAGCCGCGAAGCGGGCCGGTGACGGCGCGGACACCCCGCGCCGCCCCCGGCCGGCCGCCCCGCCCGCAACCCGGCCCGCACCGCGCCGAGTTGCGGCCGGTTCCGACCCGTTCGGTATCGGCCCGAACCCGGTCGTCGCCCGCCGCGTCATGGATCTTGTTCCCCGCAAAAGCGCTCTGCTTTGATCACCCCGTGATGCGCCGTGCGGCCCGAGCCCTGGGCACCTATGTCTCCCGCAGCCCGGTCACGGCCGGCTATGCGGCACTGCTGCTGTCGACCCATCTGTGGGCCTCCGCGGTGCTGTCCACCGCGGAGGCCCAGCGGGTGGTGCTCGGCGTCAGTACTCATCTGGACAATCTCCAGGACCGTCCGGTCCGTGTGCTGGCGGGCAGCATGCTGTTCTTCGACGGCACACTGACCGACATCACCTCGGAGGCCTTCGCCGGCACGCTGATCACGCTCGGGCTCGGCGTCCTCGTATGCCTGGCGTGGCTGGAGCGACGGTACGGAGCGGGGCGGGCCTACGGCATCTTCGTCCTCGGCCATCTCGCGGCCACGCTGCTCACCGTGCCGTTGATCCTTGTGGCCCTAGCCCACGGCTGGTACCCGGAGAGCGTCCGGCACGCCGCCGACTTCGGCATCAGTTACGGGGCCGAGACGGTGCTCGCGACGGGGGCGCTCCTGCTGCGCCGGGCCCGGTGGCTCGCGGCGGCCGGTGTCGTCGCCTGGCCGGTGCTCGGCGGCGACTGGAGCGGGGTGCTGCCCGACTTCACCACCGTCGGACATCTGCTGGCGGCCGCCATCGGCTTCGGCTGTGGCGCCTTCCTGCTGCGGGCCGCCCGGCGCGCCGCCCCGGCCCCCGTGCCGCAGCCCGCCCCGGCTCTCGTCGAGTAGCCCGACGGGGCGCGGCGGGCGTGGACGCCCAGCAGGTTCGCCGGGCTGCATCACCCGTCGTGGGGCGAGGTGTTCCGTGACCCGGCAGCGGCGCCCGACGGCGACACCGCCCGGGGCGCGGTCCGCACCGTGGGCGCGGGCAGCCGGCCCATGGCGTCAACTGCCCGGGTGCGGCGGTGCAGCAGCCGTACGGCCACCGCGTAGAGCGGCAGCCCGAGGACGAGGCCGGCCCCGGCGCCGAAGAGCACGGTCGGGAGGTAGTCGAGCCAGGCCGCCGCGGGACCGTATACGGCGCGCGCCCGCAGGACACGGTGCACGGCACCGGCCGCCACACACAGTGCGAGCGGGGCGGTCAGCAGCAGCCGCAGCCGTACGGTCAGCACCGGCACCTCCACCGGTACCGCGACGGGCGCGGATGCCCCGACCGCCGCGCTGCCGCCGCCCCGCCCCCGCAGCACCGGCCACAGAAACGCGCCCATCGCCGCCAGCGCGAGCGCCGAGGTGCCGTACTGCACGTAGGTGTAGACCGGCAGACCGCCCACCACCCCGTCCAGCCCGGGAACCAGCCGGGTGCCCCAGCGGCCCGGGTGGGTGAACGCGTCCCAGACCACATGGGTTGCCGCCCCGAGTACCGCCGAGACCAGGAACCAGCCCACCAGGACGGCGACTTCACGAGGTCCCCGGGGCCGCCAGGGCCGGCCGCGGAGGAAGGTGTGGACCGGGCCGCGCCACGCCCGGGGCAGCAGCGCGGCCAACGGCTCGCGCACCAGCAGCCAGCCGCCGACGAGGGCCACGGTGACCAGCACATCCACCGTCAGCACACCGGTCAGCGAGTGGGTGACCTCGCCGAAGGCCATACCGCCCGGAACCAGGGTGTCCGCGTAGTACGTCATATCGGGTGCGAACGTCCCCGCCACGAGGGCCGAGGCGACCAGCGGACCGCGGGCCGCACCGGTCCGCCGGACGGCCGGGAGCACGGCGGCGGCATGGCTGAGCGTGAACGGCATATACCTCTCCTCGATCGATACGGATCATTATGTGTCTGATGTGGGTGGTAGATGCCGGGCCCGACTTGTCGTAGTGTCGCCTGAGTTGGAGCGCTGGGGAGCGCGATACCGCGTCAGGAGCGCGGTACGGCAATGCGGAGGGGAACCACGTATGGCAGCCACATTCCGACGGCGGCTCCAAAGGGGAGCGGCCTCGACGGCCGTGGCGGCCCTGGTGCTTGCCGCGCTGACCGCCTCTCAGGCGCCGGGCGCCACCGGCGACGCGGCCGCCAAGCGGCAGCCGGCCCCGCCCCCGGCGGACGTCCCGATTGACGGCGGCTCCGGGTACTACACCGACCTGCCGCCCCTCAACAGCCCGGTACCGCCCCAGGGTTCGGACCACAACGGCCAGGGCCCCGCCACCGGCAGGGGACCCGCCGAGGCCGGTCTGCCCGCCACCGTGCTGGCCGCGTACAAGAAGGCCGCCTCCACCCTCGGCACCGACGACCCGGGCTGCCGGCTGCCCTGGCAGCTGCTCGCCGGGATCGGCAAGGTCGAATCCGGACAGGCGCGCGGCGGAGCGGTCGACGCCGAAGGCACTACCCTCCGGCCGATACTCGGCCCGCAGCTCAACGGCCGCGGCTTCGCGCGTATCACCGACACCGACAACGGCCGCTATGACGGCGACCTCACCCACGACCGTGCCGTGGGCCCGATGCAGTTCATCCCGTCCACCTGGTCCACCGGCGGCCCCGATGGCGCCGGTTGGGGCGCCGACGGCAACGGCGACGGCAAGAAGGACCCCCACAACGTCTTCGACGCGGCGCTCGCCGCGGGCGGCTATCTCTGCGCCGGCGGCCGCGATCTGACGGCCCAGGACGACCTGGACCGGGCGATCCTCGGCTACAACCACTCCGAGGAATACCTGCGCACGGTGCTGTCCTGGTACGCGTTCTACCGCAACGGCACCCACGAGGTGCCGGACGGCAAGGGCGTCCTGCCGGTCCACCGCGACGCCGGCAGGCACGACGACAACGGCGGCCGGTCCGAAGGCCGCCGGCCCCACGGCCACGGCGGCAAGCCGGACAAGAGCCCGCGCCCCGGCGGATCCGGCAAGCCCGGCAAGGGACACAAGCCCGGCAAGGGGCAGCAGCACGACCCGGGCAAGCCCGGGCGCCCGGACGGCACCGGCCCCACACCGGGCGGCACGGAGCCGCCCAGCCAGAAGCCCACCCCCACCCCCGAGCCGCCCACCGGGCCCGCGCACCCCACCGCCCTCGTCCGGGTCGGCGACAAGGACCTGAGCACCACCGCGGGCGCCGAGTTCGCCACCCCGCCGCAGGTCCGCGCCCAGGACGCCGAGGGCAAGGCCGTCGCCGGCACCCCCGTCCGCTTCACCCTCCCCGCGGCCACCGACGCCCGCTTCCCCGGTGACGCGACCGCCGTCACCGTCAAGACGGACAAGAACGGCCTTGCCACCGCCCCCACCCTGCGCGCGGGCGACCGGACCGGCGCCTTCCGCATCCGGGTCACCACCGTGGCGCACACCGCGCCCGCCGTCGAGCTCGGCGCCACCGTCAAGGCCAGGCCCGCCCCGAAGGCCGACAAGCTCGCCCGCACCTCGGACAAGGAGCTGACGGCGACCGCCGGAAAGGCCTTCGCGGAGGACGCGGTCGAGATCAAGGCGACCTACCAGGACAAGATCGCGGCGGGTGTGGCCGTCACCGCGACCATGGTCACCGATGACCCGAAGCAGCCCGTGGAGAACGACAAGGGCCCCTACTTCAAGGACCCCGAGGCCACCGGCGCCGCCAAGCACAAGCCGGTCCGCACGCTCACCGGGCTCACCACGGACGCCGACGGCCTGCTGAAACTCCCGAAGATCTACACCGACGCGCACCCGGGCACCTTCCTGCTGAGGCTGACCACCGCCGACGGCGCCGTGCTCACCGTCAAGCTGAAGGTCGCCGCCGCGGCCGGCTCCTGACCGAGTCACCCGGCCCGCCCGCGCGGCCGGTTCCGCACCCCGGGCCGGTATCCGCGCCCGGTATGTCTCCGCCGTCCTGCCCGCCGTCCCGGGCAGGACGGCGGTGCAACGTGTTCTCATCTCCGCCGCCCGTTGCTACGGTGCCCCCGCCCTGACGCCGTATCAGCTCCCGGGAGGCCGACCATGCGCGCCCTGACAGCAGCCGCGGTCGGACTGGCCGCGGCGCTCGCCCTCGTCCTCACCCTCACCGCGGCCGGCGCGCCCAGCGGTACGACCTCGCCCAAGCCGCTGCTGACCACCGTCCCCAAGCACCCCTGAGGGAGGGACGCGACCGCCATGCGCCGTACTGTGCCCACCCCGAGGACCCCATCCGGGCCGCCGGCCGAACCCGGCCGGCGCCGGCCGGGGCGCGGTATGCGCCGCAGGGCCAGCCTGGTGCTGCTCGCCTGCGCCGTCTTCTTCACCGCCCTGTCCCCGCTGATGCGGTGGTACGCCTTCCCCCGGCTCGCCAAGATCCCGCCCGGCCAGTACCAGACCATGGTCCTGGAGGCCCGGCCCGCCACCCTCCTCAACTACGGGACGATGAAGGCCGAACGCGTCCCGAAGGTCACCATCGTGCAGACCCTCAAGGGCGACGTCGCCGCCTCCGACCGGATCGAGAAGTCCGCGGGCCGGGACCTCGTCGTCTGGGACACGCTGTCCTACGTCGCCGGGCCCGACGGCAAGATGGTCTCCGCGATCCCCGAGCGCTACCTCTTCGACGCGCACTCCCAGGAACCCGTGCACGCCACCGGCGAGATGGTCGACGGCGACCCGGTGCGCCGCGAGGGCATCGAGTACAAATGGCCGTTCCTCACCGAGCGGCGCGACTACACCTACTTCGACGCCCAGACCCGCACCTCGGCCCCCATCCACTACAAGGGGACCCGCACCTTCCGCGGCCTGGAGGTCTACTACTTCGAGCAGACCATTCCCTGGACCAAGGTCGCCCTCCCCAAGAAGATGCCGGTCAAGGGCATCACCCCGCAGTCCGTCGAGAAGATGGGCACCACCCGCTGGTACACCACCAAGCGGATGTTCTGGGTCGAGCCGGTCACCGGCGCCCCCGTCAACGGCCAGGAGATCCACAAGGAAGAGCTGCGCGGCGGCGATCTGCTGCCCGGCGGCGGCAAGGTCACCGCCTTCGCCGGCCATGTGAAGATGCGCCCCGACTACGTCGACTCCACCGTGGCCCTGGTGAGCTCACAGCGCACCCTCGTCCTGCTGCTCACCCGCTACCTCCCCTGGGGCTTCCTGCTCCTCGGCGCCGCGCTGCTCGCCCTGAGCCTGCACCTCGAAGCCCGCGGCCGCCGCCCCGCCACCGCACCGGCCCGGCCACCCGCCCCCATGGCTACGGCCGACGGCGGCGGCCCGTGACGCCGTTCAGCCCCGCTTGAGCCGCGCCGACGTGTGCCGGGTCGGCTCCGCCGCCGAAGGGTCCTCCGGCCAGGGATGCTTCGGGTAGCGGCCACGCAACTCCGCGCGTACGGACCGGTATCCGGCCCGCCAGAACGAGGCGAGATCGGCCGTGACGGCGGCCGGACGCCCCGCGGGGGAGAGCAGATGCACCAGCACGGGCACCCGCCCGCCGGCCACCCGGGGTGACTCCTGCCAGCCGAACAGCTCCTGCAGTTTGACCGCCAGCACCGGCTGCGCACCGCCGTAATCCACCCGCACCCGTGAACCGCTCGGCACCTCGATACGCTCCGGCGCCAGCTCGTCGAAGCGGGCCGCGTCGCCCGTCGCCCACGGCAGCAGCCGGGCCAGCGCCTGGCCCGCGTCGACCCGCTCCAGATCGGCCCGCCGCCGCGCCCGTCCGAGCTCCACCCCCAGCCACTCCTCGACGCACTCCAGCAGCGCCGCATCCGAGACATCGGGCCAGGGCGCGCCCAACTCCCGGTGCACGAACGCCATCCGCTGCCGCAGCGACACCGCGGCGGCAGACCACCGCAGCAGCCCCAGCCCCTCCCGCCGCAGCCCCGACACCACCGCGTCCCGCAGCAGCCCGGGGTCCGGCGCGGTCAGTGGCCGGGCCGCGAGCTCGATCGCCCCCAGCCGGGTCACCCGCCGGGCCACCACGTCCCCCTCCGACCAGCGGACCTCCTCACCCGACGCGTACAACGCCGGCGCCGCCGCACAGGCCGTCTCCTCGTCGATCACCGCCGCGAGCCGCACCCGCGCCGACGCCGCCGCCACCGGCCGGTCCGCCACCGCGACCGCCAGCCACTCCGCGTCCCGCAGCCCCGAACCGTCCCCCGGCCCCGAAGAGCCCGGCCGGTGCCCCCCTCCTGCCTGCGCTCCCGCCAGCTCGGCCCCCGTGCCGGACGCCATCAGATAACTGCCCTTACGGCGGGCCCGGGCGACCCGCTCCGGGAACGCCAGCGCGGCAACGAGACCGGCCACGGCGTCGTCGGTGAGCTGGGCTCCGGCACCACGCCCGCCGCCCGCGCCCGCAGCTGAACCGCCCCGTGACTCCCCGGCCGCAGCTGAACCGCCCCGCGGCTCCCCGGCCGCCGACGCCAGCCGCCGAGCCTCCTGCCGCCACCGCGCTCCGTACGCATCGCCGCCCCGCCGCGCGGTGCGCCACGCCGCCGCCAGATCGTCCCCATAGGCCCGCGGCGGCTCCTCGCTCAGCAGGGCGACCACCTCCGCCGCACGCCGCACACCGACCTCGGGCGCCCCGTCCAGCAGGGCACGCGCCAGCCGCGGATGCAGCC
This genomic stretch from Streptomyces nigrescens harbors:
- the hrpB gene encoding ATP-dependent helicase HrpB, encoding MIRRDALDQLPVRTALPALRAALDGPGSAVLCAPPGTGKTTSVPLDLAGLTGEGPVRRVLVAEPRRMAARAAARRMAWLLGEEVGTGAAPAQGWGPVGFTVRGERRAGPRTTVEVVTTGVLLQRLQRDPELAGVDVVVLDECHERHLDADTSAAFLLDVRETLRPELRLVAASATTDAEGWARLLGGAQGAAPVVEATGVSHPVEVVWAPPERPVRPAHGTRVDPALLTHVAGVVRRALRERTGDVLCFLPGVGEIGRVAGELAGVDAEVLQVHGRAPAEVQDAVLAGGNGVRRVVLATSVAESSLTVPGVRVVVDSGLARVPRTDHARGLSALTTVRASRAAARQRAGRAGREAPGAVYRCWAEGEDGRLPAFPDPEIRVADLTAFALQAACWGDPAADGLALLDAPPAGALAAAREVLTAIGAVDGAGRATERGVRMARLGLHPRLARALLDGAPEVGVRRAAEVVALLSEEPPRAYGDDLAAAWRTARRGGDAYGARWRQEARRLASAAGEPRGGSAAAGESRGGSAAGAGGGRGAGAQLTDDAVAGLVAALAFPERVARARRKGSYLMASGTGAELAGAQAGGGHRPGSSGPGDGSGLRDAEWLAVAVADRPVAAASARVRLAAVIDEETACAAAPALYASGEEVRWSEGDVVARRVTRLGAIELAARPLTAPDPGLLRDAVVSGLRREGLGLLRWSAAAVSLRQRMAFVHRELGAPWPDVSDAALLECVEEWLGVELGRARRRADLERVDAGQALARLLPWATGDAARFDELAPERIEVPSGSRVRVDYGGAQPVLAVKLQELFGWQESPRVAGGRVPVLVHLLSPAGRPAAVTADLASFWRAGYRSVRAELRGRYPKHPWPEDPSAAEPTRHTSARLKRG
- a CDS encoding rhomboid-like protein — translated: MRRAARALGTYVSRSPVTAGYAALLLSTHLWASAVLSTAEAQRVVLGVSTHLDNLQDRPVRVLAGSMLFFDGTLTDITSEAFAGTLITLGLGVLVCLAWLERRYGAGRAYGIFVLGHLAATLLTVPLILVALAHGWYPESVRHAADFGISYGAETVLATGALLLRRARWLAAAGVVAWPVLGGDWSGVLPDFTTVGHLLAAAIGFGCGAFLLRAARRAAPAPVPQPAPALVE
- a CDS encoding lytic transglycosylase gives rise to the protein MAATFRRRLQRGAASTAVAALVLAALTASQAPGATGDAAAKRQPAPPPADVPIDGGSGYYTDLPPLNSPVPPQGSDHNGQGPATGRGPAEAGLPATVLAAYKKAASTLGTDDPGCRLPWQLLAGIGKVESGQARGGAVDAEGTTLRPILGPQLNGRGFARITDTDNGRYDGDLTHDRAVGPMQFIPSTWSTGGPDGAGWGADGNGDGKKDPHNVFDAALAAGGYLCAGGRDLTAQDDLDRAILGYNHSEEYLRTVLSWYAFYRNGTHEVPDGKGVLPVHRDAGRHDDNGGRSEGRRPHGHGGKPDKSPRPGGSGKPGKGHKPGKGQQHDPGKPGRPDGTGPTPGGTEPPSQKPTPTPEPPTGPAHPTALVRVGDKDLSTTAGAEFATPPQVRAQDAEGKAVAGTPVRFTLPAATDARFPGDATAVTVKTDKNGLATAPTLRAGDRTGAFRIRVTTVAHTAPAVELGATVKARPAPKADKLARTSDKELTATAGKAFAEDAVEIKATYQDKIAAGVAVTATMVTDDPKQPVENDKGPYFKDPEATGAAKHKPVRTLTGLTTDADGLLKLPKIYTDAHPGTFLLRLTTADGAVLTVKLKVAAAAGS
- a CDS encoding DUF4184 family protein; translated protein: MPFTLSHAAAVLPAVRRTGAARGPLVASALVAGTFAPDMTYYADTLVPGGMAFGEVTHSLTGVLTVDVLVTVALVGGWLLVREPLAALLPRAWRGPVHTFLRGRPWRPRGPREVAVLVGWFLVSAVLGAATHVVWDAFTHPGRWGTRLVPGLDGVVGGLPVYTYVQYGTSALALAAMGAFLWPVLRGRGGGSAAVGASAPVAVPVEVPVLTVRLRLLLTAPLALCVAAGAVHRVLRARAVYGPAAAWLDYLPTVLFGAGAGLVLGLPLYAVAVRLLHRRTRAVDAMGRLPAPTVRTAPRAVSPSGAAAGSRNTSPHDG
- the polA gene encoding DNA polymerase I, with translation MAAKAAKKSEATGTDAAAGGRPRLLLMDGHSMAYRAFFALPVENFTTVTGQPTNAIYGFASMLANTLRDEAPTHFAVAFDVSRKTWRSEEFADYKANRSKTPDEFKGQVELIGELLDAMRVKRFAVDGFEADDVIATLTEQATAQGFEVSIVTGDRDSFQLVSDDVTVLYPTKGVSELTRFTPEKVFEKYGLTPAQYPDFAALRGDPSDNLPGIPGVGEKTATKWINQFGSFAELVERADEVKGKAGANLREHLDAVKLNRRLTEMVRDVELPCGPAELTREAYDREALTVFLNALEIRNQGLRDRLHAVDPGAEEAADEAAPAAGVEVDGTVIGTGELAPWLAEHGTGPLGVATVDVWTLGSGSVAEVALAAPDGPAAWFDPSQLDEADEQAFAAWSADAARPKVMHNAKGLMRVFGEHGWRIDGVTMDTALAAYLVKPGRRSFALDALSVEYLGRDLAPAAAGDGQLAFGADEQAEAEALMAQARTVLDLGTAFEAKLAEVGAADLLGNVELPTSRLLARMERAGIAADRGWLERMEQQFAGAVQQAVKEAHAAAGHEFNLGSPKQLQEVLFGELGLPKTKKTKTGYTTDADALAWLAAQTDNELPVIMLRHREQAKLRTTVEGLIKTIAADGRIHTTFNQTVAATGRLSSTDPNLQNIPVRTDEGRAIRRGFVVGEGFESLLTADYSQIELRVMAHLSEDEGLIEAFTSGEDLHTTVASHVFSVDKTKVDPEMRRKIKAMSYGLAYGLSAFGLSQQLGIQPDEARKLMDNFFERFGGVRDYLQRVVEEARATGYTETMLGRRRYLPDLNSDNRQRREMAERMALNAPIQGTAADIVKIAMLRVDAALRAAELESRLLLQVHDEIVVEVAPGERKKVEELVRREMAAAVELSAPLDVSVGSGKDWESAAH
- a CDS encoding SPW_0924 family protein — encoded protein: MRALTAAAVGLAAALALVLTLTAAGAPSGTTSPKPLLTTVPKHP
- a CDS encoding DUF3068 domain-containing protein — its product is MRRRASLVLLACAVFFTALSPLMRWYAFPRLAKIPPGQYQTMVLEARPATLLNYGTMKAERVPKVTIVQTLKGDVAASDRIEKSAGRDLVVWDTLSYVAGPDGKMVSAIPERYLFDAHSQEPVHATGEMVDGDPVRREGIEYKWPFLTERRDYTYFDAQTRTSAPIHYKGTRTFRGLEVYYFEQTIPWTKVALPKKMPVKGITPQSVEKMGTTRWYTTKRMFWVEPVTGAPVNGQEIHKEELRGGDLLPGGGKVTAFAGHVKMRPDYVDSTVALVSSQRTLVLLLTRYLPWGFLLLGAALLALSLHLEARGRRPATAPARPPAPMATADGGGP